In Deltaproteobacteria bacterium, the following proteins share a genomic window:
- the rplP gene encoding 50S ribosomal protein L16 translates to MLQPKKTKYRKMQKGRVRGMASRGINLAFGDFGLQSLEHGWVTAKQIEAARMAISRHVKRGGKLFTRIFPDKPITKKPLEVRMGKGKGAPEQYVACVQRGRVLYEMEGVPKDLALEALRLASHKLPVRTRVLVREGGYREAS, encoded by the coding sequence ATGTTACAACCAAAGAAAACAAAATATAGAAAGATGCAAAAAGGACGTGTTCGCGGAATGGCCAGTCGTGGTATCAATTTGGCATTCGGCGATTTTGGTCTTCAAAGTTTGGAACATGGTTGGGTCACCGCTAAACAAATTGAAGCGGCCCGCATGGCTATTTCGCGCCATGTCAAACGGGGTGGCAAATTGTTTACCCGTATTTTTCCGGATAAACCAATTACCAAAAAACCTTTGGAAGTCAGAATGGGTAAGGGAAAAGGTGCTCCGGAACAATATGTCGCTTGCGTCCAGCGCGGGCGCGTGTTGTATGAAATGGAAGGAGTGCCAAAGGATTTGGCACTGGAAGCGCTTCGTTTGGCTTCTCACAAATTGCCGGTCCGTACGCGTGTTCTTGTGCG
- the rpsC gene encoding 30S ribosomal protein S3 — MGQKTHPKGFRLGVIRSWDSKWYVKPKEYPRLVREDHTIRKYLKEKLFGAGISLIEIERASDNVTINIYTARPGLVIGKKGAGIEQLKQEVSRFTKDAVTVNIREVRRAELDAQLVAENVAMQLERRIAFRRAMKKAVQATLKFGGKGIKIQCSGRLAGAELARTEWYHEGSVPLHTLRADIDYGFAEAKTTYGIIGVKTWIYKGEVLPN, encoded by the coding sequence ATGGGACAGAAAACACATCCAAAAGGATTTCGTTTAGGCGTCATCAGATCGTGGGATTCCAAGTGGTATGTTAAACCCAAGGAATATCCACGCCTGGTTCGTGAAGATCACACCATCAGAAAATATCTGAAGGAAAAATTGTTTGGTGCGGGTATCTCCCTGATAGAAATTGAAAGAGCTTCGGACAATGTGACGATTAATATTTACACAGCCAGACCGGGTCTCGTTATTGGAAAAAAAGGGGCTGGCATCGAACAGTTAAAACAAGAAGTTTCACGTTTCACAAAAGATGCGGTAACTGTCAATATTCGTGAAGTGAGAAGAGCCGAACTGGATGCCCAATTAGTTGCAGAAAATGTGGCGATGCAATTGGAAAGACGTATTGCTTTCCGCCGCGCTATGAAAAAAGCGGTTCAGGCAACACTCAAGTTTGGCGGCAAAGGAATCAAGATTCAATGTTCAGGCAGACTTGCTGGTGCCGAATTGGCGAGAACCGAGTGGTATCATGAGGGTTCCGTTCCGCTTCATACACTGCGTGCCGATATTGATTATGGTTTTGCCGAGGCCAAAACAACTTACGGCATTATCGGTGTGAAAACTTGGATATATAAAGGAGAAGTGTTGCCAAATTAA